The genome window TTGGACACAAACTCAAGATAATGCTGAATTACCTTCTTTTGAACGCTTCATTGAACTTATTTTTCTATATGATCAAATGTGGTATAAAGTCTTCTTTGCTAAGCCTTGCTTCATTTATTTAGCAGTGCCACCCGCTTGCCATTAACCCAGCTTGACCTCACCAGcaagtctttgtttttgtttttattttggaaagaatgtaaaaaaacaagccCTAAAATAGAGGAGGCTGCGTGTCGGTTCGCCTCCTAAATCCAAAGTCAGCTGTTTTACACGTgaaactaaagaaaaaacacttattAAGTTGCATGAAAGAGAATATAGAGGTGATTTCTATGCaacatttgtgcatgtttatcaAAAGGGTTTCAATCTTCAGCAAAGCACTGGGtttggatgatgatgatgatgatgatgaagaaatgagtGGAATGAGCAGATGACTTGTATAGAAATGTGacattaaatcatttatgaACTGATATCTGCACTAATTCATAAATACAGTTGTATATATCGGTGTGCTGTGGAGTCTTATTTTCTGATGGTGTTTGCATCTTCAGGTGTGGATAAATGCCACAACATTGTTTATTCATCTCTAAAAAGGTTCAAAAAGTTTGCAGGTAATGTAAGACCAGACTAGATTGGTATACCCAGTTGGTAAAGTTATTTCTAAAAGAATTCAAAACTCTGCGGCTGCAATTATTGACCAAATTTTTGTTATcaagacaaaacacaaattttacatttcacatactgtaaacaacatttattttgtcattgtgaTAAGTAGattcaataatttaatttgtcaTGCCAATATTTCAAGATAGGCAGTAGCATGTATCAATACACAAACTGAGAACAAACATTGACATTGCAGACAATTTTCTTCAATAACTTCACACAAATAATGcagtatttataaaatatgttttataaacttCTATTTAAATTATTGATTTCAAATTTACATTAACCCTAAATATTCAAGAATTTTCTTATTAAATTATGACTTGATCTTTTTTTACAAGTGTAAACCAGACAGAAGTTTGGGAAAGAGTTTGATTCCAGTGTGTTATGGAGAACAACAAGAACAACAGGCTTGTCtagaaaaataatgtaatttgtgTCATTAGTAGAAACAAACCAGCAATACATTGATTTTGTATAAGGAATTGTTATTCTTATTCACCTGTTCTCTTTGAATAATTTGGTCCATCAGTAGAAGTGTCacttaaaacagaaacataacGGAAGTGCAGAATATATCTGTAGAAAACCCAGACACAGGGTCTCTCTGTTTAGAGCATCTATAAATTCCCTTGAAATGTATGTGTGTCTCCAGTCAAGATAACTGAATAGTTCAGTGGCTGCATAGCTGAAAAAACCCTCATGATATAAGGAACTCATCTGAAACACCACATAGCAGATGTcgatttatttttgaataaatggTCTCAGCAATGTAAATTAAAGATTCTTACAGTCGATCAGGGTCTATTTCTTCCAGAGGAAGGAATGGAAGgcttaagatgattttaattcaattttatttatatagcgcgtTTCACAATGTTCATTGCTGCAAAGCAGCTTTGCATACATCATAATTACAAATTTAGTCAAAATAATACTAGgcagaaaaattaaaaattttttacagtattaagACACATCATATTACACGTTTTTctccacactgtaaaaaaatgtccgttaatgctaaaatgttatttaatgcagtgcaaaaagtaaaatacagttaaagaaacctgaaggtgtgtaaatgatgacagaattttcatttttagttgatCCCTTTAATTTGCTGAATCAATTTAAGAGTATCAGTTGTttgatatatttgtataatgtatttctatatattctaattttatttaaacgttttttgtttattttacaataaagattaacaatattttctctttaaagcTAAAGAATGACATGCACTGTACCATAGTAACCAGAAAGACACATAAATTATGCAGTTTGTAGGCTCAATGAATAGACTACTTGAAGTATAAACACGTAAGAAATAATTCAACAAAATACCTTTGacaattttaaaactttttttatttaaacatttgacagacacttttatccttAATTTCAGTGCAttcaatttatacatttttcgaTTACGctgtgtgtgttccctgggtcttgaacccacaaccttttgcACCACAACCAATTAAATCACATGATCACAATAAGGTGCTGTGGTTGGTAAGAACAGGCTCATAGTAGATATCAGTACTTGGCATGTGTGAATCACAACAAGCAGCTAATATGTGTTGTCTAATGTTGATCTCAGCTGTAAAGTGAGTTGATTTGCATAGCTGTCAGTCACAGGATCTTCTGAATGATGGTGTAACAAAAGATTATTCCTAAACCTCCATGTTGTTCTGTACAACCATCCTTAATGATCTGTACAAAGCACAGAGTTAAACACTTTAGTACATGACATCATTACATTTAATCGCCTATAATTTATTGAActttaactaatattttaacaactatttctaataaaagtCATTCATTAAAGAATAgatatacaattattattcaaCTAATGTTTAACTTACTACCCCTTGAAGATCCTGGTTTCATCAACTGTAGAGAAAAATTACAGCGTCATTTTAACAACTGAGATACGTAACACTTTTGTTTACTCGGCCATTGCAGGAACTCAGTGTTTCTTCTGCCAAGCAACACAAAACTGTATGAAGATTGTTTCTGTAACAGCTGTGTGTATAATCCCCAAGAAAAGGAAGAACGATAATCCTAAAATCTATTTTTGACTAAAGAAACACAGGAACACTGGAAAAACAAAGCAGGCACACTGACCAAAACAAAACCAGAACAGACATCAGACGTACAGTATGTAGAAGGAAAAGTAATTATAAAAGGCATCAAGGAAACAGAGGAGCATAATATACCTACATAATAGATTTCAGTATtgagcaagtgtgtttacctgTGTAAAATCTGGCCAATGTTATGCTCTGCTGAAATATGACTtgcctgtttaaaaaaatacagttttaataaTTGTGTCAATGATCATTAGATGGTAcagcagagaaaacacagagatCTTATATATCATTACCTTAaggaaaaaatgataaatggctTAACTGTGCTTAAATCACACAGTTTATTGAGAAAAAAGTAACATACTTTGACATGGACAAACTTTAACTCCCTCTGTCTCCCCCTGTGGAGAACAAGTTGAAATTTCTGAGAAAACAGTgatctgttgtttttaaatgatacaGTACATTTTAGTGCAGCcttttaaagacatttagaGCATTATTGTCAATACCTGCTGTATTAACCAGTTCACAACTTTGTCGATTGCATCATCATTTTTCTGACACTTTAGTAATCCTGTGTCTTCATAGAACAGACAGTCCACTGTCAGTATATCTGTCCTGTTGACACATCTGCTGCTGTCTGGTACAGTTTTCTCTGTGTCAAACGTGTGATGTAGCACCACTAGAACTTTCATCATAGaagctgttaaaaaaacatatttaaggaaaatatgTCTGAATTTTTAAGACTTGTGTATCCTCATCTAATATTTAAGAAttaacaaatgtacagtattgtttttttacttgcGCTAATGTTTGATTTAATATAATGAATACATCACCTGTGGAGTCATCAAATATCTTCAGTGCTGCTTCTATATCAGTTCCAGCTCGAGACACAACAGGACAGAAAACCAAAACAACGTGACTCTCATCTACTGTAGGAACTTCCTTCAGAGATTTAATGCGGTCACTCAGAGTGTTGAAAAATTGAATGTGAGTCTCTTTCGTTTTTCCACTCGTAATAATGCAAATTTTGACGTCGTCTGAAATAGATATTAGTATGGgaagaaaaagcaaaaaatatgaaaatataaatgatgaGTGCAAATCATAATAGTCAACAGTGAAATGTGCATGACAAAGCAAGCAGTTATTATTGAGTCCTTTCTTGGAAAAACAGTTTCACCTGTACAAATCTGTGGCTCAATAATTTTCCTCTTTTTTAATCCCACTGTCTCAGATTGACCTTCATCCTGCAGACACACAACAATAGTTAAATTAATACAGTATGATAAAGTACACTTTTgaatctgtttttttacataaatatttgttaaatattgcaCACCTGCACAGACTTGTGTGATCTTTTCCTTGATGTTAATCCCTTAAATCTATTTTGACGTGGACATACTTCAACACCTTTTTTCTTCCcctgcaaaaaaacaacaatagcaACACGGGCTTATTTAATAATCAGTAGTTaatccagtcatttattttACGGCAATTATtacatcattatttattattgtgaaaTAGACCAACCTGCTCTATTAACCAAGAAACAACCTTGTCTTCCGCATCATCATTTTTCTGACACTTTAGTAATCCTGTGTCCTCATAGAACAGACAGTCCACTGTCAGTATATCTGTCCTGTTGACACATCTGCTGCTGTCTGGTACAGTTTTCTCTGTGTCAAACGTGTGATGTAGCACCACTAGAACTTTCATCATAGaagctgttaaaaaaacatatttaaggaaaatatatCTGAATTTTTAAGACTTGTGTATCATCATCTAATATTTAAGAAttaacaaatgtacagtattgttttttttcttgcgctaatgtttgatttaatataatgaataaatcACCTGTGGAGTCATCAAATATCTTCAGTGCTGCTTCTATATCAGTTCCAGCTCGAGACACAACAGGACAGAAAACCAGAACAACGTGACTCTCATCTACTGTAGGAACTTCCTTCAGAGATTTAATGCGGTCACTCAGAGTGTTGAAAAATTGAATGTGAGTCTCTTTCGTTTTTCCACTCGTAATAATGCAAACTTTGACTTCGTCTGAAATATATATTAGTATGGgaagaaaaagcaaaaaatatgtaaatataaatgatgagTGCAAATCATAATAGTCAACAGTGAAATGTGCATGACAAAGCAAGCAGTTATTATTGAGTCCTTTCT of Triplophysa dalaica isolate WHDGS20190420 chromosome 4, ASM1584641v1, whole genome shotgun sequence contains these proteins:
- the LOC130420176 gene encoding uncharacterized protein LOC130420176 isoform X1: MRPFCGSYKFLHSSAQKGDFGKETRDEFQLIVPQNVLVKLGSDVTVPCHLSPEISAFDMEIRWFKEKDCVILYKNGQVTELRSYEGRVNLVIHELERGNMSLLLRDFRESDAGVYLCQVITQDITVEETVQVNQSREDAEVQPASPLQNKNVQLKPHEINKTWRERPKRKMEESDLMTAIHFSGGVKLFYMLTGKTNNSHKSFVDSLMNQVEELREVPTVDESDIVLVFCPIVSRAGTDIEAALKVFTDSTASKLKVLVVLHHTFDPEKTVPDSSRCVNRTDILTVDCLFNEDTGLLKCKRNDDAKDKVISWLIEQGKTKGVEVCPRQNIFKGLTSRKRSHKSVQDEGQSETVGLKKRKIIEPQICTDEVKVCIITSGKTKETHIQFFNTLSDRIKSLKEVPTVDESHVVLVFCPVVSRAGTDIEAALKIFDDSTASMMKVLVVLHHTFDTEKTVPDSSRCVNRTDILTVDCLFYEDTGLLKCQKNDDAEDKVVSWLIEQGKKKGVEVCPRQNRFKGLTSRKRSHKSVQDEGQSETVGLKKRKIIEPQICTDDVKICIITSGKTKETHIQFFNTLSDRIKSLKEVPTVDESHVVLVFCPVVSRAGTDIEAALKIFDDSTASMMKVLVVLHHTFDTEKTVPDSSRCVNRTDILTVDCLFYEDTGLLKCQKNDDAIDKVVNWLIQQKFQLVLHRGRQRELKFVHVKVCYFFLNKLCDLSTVKPFIIFSLRQVIFQQSITLARFYTVDETRIFKG
- the LOC130420176 gene encoding uncharacterized protein LOC130420176 isoform X2, whose translation is MRPFCGSYKFLHSSAQKGDFGKETRDEFQLIVPQNVLVKLGSDVTVPCHLSPEISAFDMEIRWFKEKDCVILYKNGQVTELRSYEGRVNLVIHELERGNMSLLLRDFRESDAGVYLCQVITQDITVEETVQVNQSREDAEVQPASPLQNKNVQLKPHEINKTWRERPKRKMEESDLMTGGVKLFYMLTGKTNNSHKSFVDSLMNQVEELREVPTVDESDIVLVFCPIVSRAGTDIEAALKVFTDSTASKLKVLVVLHHTFDPEKTVPDSSRCVNRTDILTVDCLFNEDTGLLKCKRNDDAKDKVISWLIEQGKTKGVEVCPRQNIFKGLTSRKRSHKSVQDEGQSETVGLKKRKIIEPQICTDEVKVCIITSGKTKETHIQFFNTLSDRIKSLKEVPTVDESHVVLVFCPVVSRAGTDIEAALKIFDDSTASMMKVLVVLHHTFDTEKTVPDSSRCVNRTDILTVDCLFYEDTGLLKCQKNDDAEDKVVSWLIEQGKKKGVEVCPRQNRFKGLTSRKRSHKSVQDEGQSETVGLKKRKIIEPQICTDDVKICIITSGKTKETHIQFFNTLSDRIKSLKEVPTVDESHVVLVFCPVVSRAGTDIEAALKIFDDSTASMMKVLVVLHHTFDTEKTVPDSSRCVNRTDILTVDCLFYEDTGLLKCQKNDDAIDKVVNWLIQQKFQLVLHRGRQRELKFVHVKVCYFFLNKLCDLSTVKPFIIFSLRQVIFQQSITLARFYTVDETRIFKG
- the LOC130420176 gene encoding uncharacterized protein LOC130420176 isoform X3; this encodes MAAASSNEFQLIVPQNVLVKLGSDVTVPCHLSPEISAFDMEIRWFKEKDCVILYKNGQVTELRSYEGRVNLVIHELERGNMSLLLRDFRESDAGVYLCQVITQDITVEETVQVNQSREDAEVQPASPLQNKNVQLKPHEINKTWRERPKRKMEESDLMTAIHFSGGVKLFYMLTGKTNNSHKSFVDSLMNQVEELREVPTVDESDIVLVFCPIVSRAGTDIEAALKVFTDSTASKLKVLVVLHHTFDPEKTVPDSSRCVNRTDILTVDCLFNEDTGLLKCKRNDDAKDKVISWLIEQGKTKGVEVCPRQNIFKGLTSRKRSHKSVQDEGQSETVGLKKRKIIEPQICTDEVKVCIITSGKTKETHIQFFNTLSDRIKSLKEVPTVDESHVVLVFCPVVSRAGTDIEAALKIFDDSTASMMKVLVVLHHTFDTEKTVPDSSRCVNRTDILTVDCLFYEDTGLLKCQKNDDAEDKVVSWLIEQGKKKGVEVCPRQNRFKGLTSRKRSHKSVQDEGQSETVGLKKRKIIEPQICTDDVKICIITSGKTKETHIQFFNTLSDRIKSLKEVPTVDESHVVLVFCPVVSRAGTDIEAALKIFDDSTASMMKVLVVLHHTFDTEKTVPDSSRCVNRTDILTVDCLFYEDTGLLKCQKNDDAIDKVVNWLIQQKFQLVLHRGRQRELKFVHVKVCYFFLNKLCDLSTVKPFIIFSLRQVIFQQSITLARFYTVDETRIFKG
- the LOC130420176 gene encoding uncharacterized protein LOC130420176 isoform X6, whose translation is MEIRWFKEKDCVILYKNGQVTELRSYEGRVNLVIHELERGNMSLLLRDFRESDAGVYLCQVITQDITVEETVQVNQSREDAEVQPASPLQNKNVQLKPHEINKTWRERPKRKMEESDLMTAIHFSGGVKLFYMLTGKTNNSHKSFVDSLMNQVEELREVPTVDESDIVLVFCPIVSRAGTDIEAALKVFTDSTASKLKVLVVLHHTFDPEKTVPDSSRCVNRTDILTVDCLFNEDTGLLKCKRNDDAKDKVISWLIEQGKTKGVEVCPRQNIFKGLTSRKRSHKSVQDEGQSETVGLKKRKIIEPQICTDEVKVCIITSGKTKETHIQFFNTLSDRIKSLKEVPTVDESHVVLVFCPVVSRAGTDIEAALKIFDDSTASMMKVLVVLHHTFDTEKTVPDSSRCVNRTDILTVDCLFYEDTGLLKCQKNDDAEDKVVSWLIEQGKKKGVEVCPRQNRFKGLTSRKRSHKSVQDEGQSETVGLKKRKIIEPQICTDDVKICIITSGKTKETHIQFFNTLSDRIKSLKEVPTVDESHVVLVFCPVVSRAGTDIEAALKIFDDSTASMMKVLVVLHHTFDTEKTVPDSSRCVNRTDILTVDCLFYEDTGLLKCQKNDDAIDKVVNWLIQQKFQLVLHRGRQRELKFVHVKVCYFFLNKLCDLSTVKPFIIFSLRQVIFQQSITLARFYTVDETRIFKG